One Novipirellula aureliae DNA window includes the following coding sequences:
- a CDS encoding proton-conducting transporter transmembrane domain-containing protein, whose amino-acid sequence MTLETSIHFFGVMVVAAPAVLLSMLGLSMLFGIPLSEKSTSRLTQSSVAIGLLAVLSILLLMLWNGDRHLPIEMGNWVSIQEQHFHFHLKFVFDRLSIPFTILTFVLCGTIGAFAKVYLHREPGYNRFFLLYSVFLLGMVVSSLAGTIETLFFGWELVGLSSALLIAYFHERQTPVINGHRVWSVYRIADAAFLVAALTMHHLTGGGDFDGLMGSGPWPEGVASIDPHAALVVGLLLLVAAAGKSGMVPFSGWLPRAMEGPTPSSAVFYGALSVHLGAYMLLRVSPLLDVSFPLRVCVIVMGAASALFGALTARVQTDVKSALAYASLTQVGIIVVEIGFGFHYLALIHIIGHALMRTLQLLRAPSLLKDYHTLEDAIGGHLPQTESIIRSPQRGGSPRLYRFCLERGHLDAMIDRFVVRPFEKTFLWTGEMERRWTRFLSGDRSPQVDQARWEHPSINPEPRETTTQRTATQPITTQKRMSATVLTSGQLSTRENSDA is encoded by the coding sequence ATGACGCTTGAAACAAGCATTCATTTTTTCGGCGTGATGGTCGTCGCGGCTCCCGCGGTTTTGTTGTCCATGCTCGGTTTAAGCATGCTGTTTGGGATTCCGCTCAGTGAAAAATCGACGTCACGATTGACTCAATCGTCCGTCGCGATCGGATTGCTTGCGGTTCTCTCGATCCTACTGTTAATGTTGTGGAACGGTGATCGGCATCTACCAATCGAAATGGGCAATTGGGTTTCGATCCAAGAGCAACATTTCCACTTTCATTTGAAGTTTGTCTTCGACCGGCTTAGCATTCCGTTTACGATTTTGACATTCGTTTTGTGTGGAACGATCGGTGCTTTTGCAAAGGTCTATTTGCACCGTGAACCAGGTTACAACCGGTTCTTTTTGTTGTATAGCGTGTTCTTACTCGGGATGGTCGTGTCGTCGCTTGCGGGAACGATTGAAACGTTATTCTTTGGTTGGGAGTTGGTCGGATTATCGTCTGCGTTATTGATCGCGTACTTCCATGAACGTCAAACGCCAGTCATCAACGGACATCGTGTTTGGAGTGTCTACCGCATTGCCGACGCCGCATTCTTAGTTGCAGCATTGACGATGCACCATTTGACGGGGGGTGGCGATTTCGACGGTTTGATGGGATCTGGCCCGTGGCCCGAAGGTGTCGCCAGTATCGATCCACATGCTGCATTGGTCGTGGGACTACTGTTATTGGTTGCCGCAGCGGGCAAGTCGGGCATGGTGCCGTTTTCAGGCTGGCTACCCCGAGCCATGGAAGGGCCTACTCCATCAAGTGCGGTCTTCTACGGAGCGTTGTCGGTCCACTTGGGCGCGTACATGTTGTTGCGTGTCAGTCCGTTGTTAGATGTTTCTTTTCCGCTTCGCGTTTGCGTGATTGTGATGGGAGCGGCCTCGGCCCTCTTTGGTGCGTTGACCGCCCGCGTGCAAACCGATGTCAAGAGTGCGCTTGCGTATGCATCGCTAACTCAAGTCGGGATCATTGTGGTTGAAATTGGTTTTGGGTTTCACTATCTCGCGTTAATTCACATCATTGGCCACGCGTTGATGCGAACGCTTCAATTGCTACGCGCTCCATCGCTGCTGAAAGACTACCACACGTTGGAAGATGCGATCGGTGGTCATTTGCCGCAGACGGAATCGATCATTCGATCACCGCAGCGTGGTGGTTCGCCACGCTTGTACCGTTTCTGTTTAGAGAGAGGTCATTTGGACGCAATGATTGATCGTTTTGTCGTTCGCCCTTTTGAAAAGACGTTTCTCTGGACAGGCGAGATGGAGCGACGATGGACGCGGTTCCTTTCAGGGGATCGTTCACCGCAGGTCGACCAAGCACGATGGGAACATCCCTCGATCAATCCCGAACCTCGTGAAACCACAACACAGCGAACTGCAACGCAACCAATCACAACGCAAAAAAGGATGAGTGCCACCGTGCTAACTAGCGGCCAACTCTCGACACGGGAGAACTCCGATGCCTGA
- a CDS encoding proton-conducting transporter transmembrane domain-containing protein, whose product MPEMHFPWLELSILIPLMGSVLVRLPKNREFARKLCVAICVLTLACTIGEFWDFASLDRFEAHDHGGLLSYLFRQGLFVVDELSAPLFPLTALIFLMTFLSTLKTKLDRFSLSGTLVSESILLATFSCRAGWLLVVLLALGTLPPLIELAYRRREGIRVYAIHMGLFVACLIAGWALLPSEAYTMDAATISSKLTFRFLLSGALLTIAGLIRSGVAPLHCWMTDLFERATLGTALLFVVPMPGVYALMRLVLPIAPSWALQSIAILSLITSVYAAAMALVETDARKFFCYLFLSHASLVLVGLELVTAVGLTGALCLWLSVGLSLSGLGLTLRSVEARMGRIDLSRFHGLHEHTPILAGLFLLTGLASIGFPGTIGFIGTELLVEGAVGVYPLIGMAVVVAAALNGIAILRVYFRVFSGTQFSATVSFMAKREERFAVLVLTLLIIGGGLWPQPSVASRYHAAKALIQKRLDQEVSHPPPES is encoded by the coding sequence ATGCCTGAGATGCATTTTCCATGGCTTGAATTGTCGATCCTCATTCCGCTAATGGGTTCTGTGCTCGTTCGATTACCAAAGAATCGAGAATTTGCACGCAAGCTGTGTGTGGCAATTTGTGTGTTAACGTTGGCGTGTACGATTGGCGAATTCTGGGACTTCGCAAGTCTTGACCGGTTTGAAGCTCATGACCACGGGGGGTTATTGTCCTACTTATTTCGCCAGGGATTGTTTGTTGTTGACGAACTGAGCGCACCGCTGTTTCCGTTAACCGCCTTGATCTTCTTGATGACGTTTCTATCCACGCTAAAGACCAAGCTTGACCGGTTTTCTTTGAGTGGAACGTTGGTCTCTGAGTCGATTCTTCTCGCGACCTTTAGTTGCCGTGCGGGATGGTTGTTGGTCGTGCTGTTGGCTCTGGGGACGTTGCCACCACTGATTGAACTGGCCTATCGCCGCCGCGAGGGGATTCGGGTTTATGCCATTCATATGGGGTTGTTTGTTGCTTGCCTGATCGCCGGATGGGCTTTGCTTCCCAGTGAAGCGTACACAATGGATGCGGCGACGATTTCTAGCAAACTCACTTTCCGGTTTCTATTGAGCGGTGCGTTGTTGACGATCGCTGGATTGATTCGTAGTGGGGTCGCGCCACTGCACTGCTGGATGACCGACCTGTTTGAACGGGCGACGTTAGGCACGGCGTTGTTGTTTGTCGTTCCGATGCCCGGAGTCTATGCTCTGATGCGATTGGTGTTGCCAATCGCTCCCTCGTGGGCACTGCAAAGCATTGCGATCTTGTCCCTGATTACATCGGTTTACGCCGCAGCAATGGCGTTGGTCGAGACGGACGCTCGCAAGTTCTTTTGTTACCTGTTCCTCTCTCATGCCTCGCTGGTCTTAGTCGGCTTGGAACTTGTCACGGCCGTCGGATTAACCGGGGCATTGTGTTTGTGGCTGTCGGTTGGTTTGTCGCTAAGCGGCCTTGGTTTGACGCTTCGATCGGTTGAAGCCCGAATGGGACGCATTGATTTATCACGATTTCACGGGCTGCATGAACACACACCCATCTTGGCTGGATTGTTTCTGCTAACGGGACTCGCTTCCATCGGTTTCCCAGGCACGATTGGGTTCATTGGAACGGAACTTCTAGTCGAAGGGGCCGTCGGCGTCTATCCATTGATCGGGATGGCGGTCGTTGTTGCAGCGGCACTGAATGGAATTGCCATTTTGAGAGTCTACTTTCGCGTATTTTCGGGGACTCAGTTTTCAGCAACGGTTTCGTTCATGGCCAAACGCGAAGAACGATTCGCGGTGTTGGTGCTGACATTGCTAATCATCGGTGGTGGTTTGTGGCCACAGCCAAGTGTGGCATCTCGCTACCACGCAGCGAAAGCACTCATCCAAAAAAGATTGGACCAGGAAGTAAGTCATCCACCGCCGGAATCGTGA
- a CDS encoding leucine-rich repeat domain-containing protein, protein MHHSILITLFASAMLNQLAAAGEPVAGEPVAGEPVAGEPVAGEPIANAQIPMTVEQSSEAFNKLGAQKVLILDGELSYVNLNSSRFSDRHVNLLPGHSNLVYLSLTKTRISDAALDAVGRLPSLRWLMLSHTDISDAGVAKLSGLSNLQTLTLRATKISNNSLETISQLPNLRTLVIGDTNITDEGIDWLLAMKNLSILHLEGTKVSESGIQQLRREMPECEILGSPVPHQGVGKTF, encoded by the coding sequence ATGCACCATTCGATTCTGATCACGCTATTCGCTTCGGCAATGCTAAACCAACTCGCAGCGGCTGGCGAACCTGTGGCTGGCGAACCTGTGGCTGGCGAACCTGTGGCTGGCGAACCTGTGGCTGGCGAACCGATAGCCAACGCCCAGATACCCATGACGGTTGAACAGTCTTCCGAAGCATTCAACAAGCTCGGGGCCCAAAAGGTTTTGATTCTTGATGGCGAGCTTTCCTATGTAAACCTCAACTCCTCTCGATTCAGTGACCGCCATGTCAACTTGCTACCGGGACACTCGAATCTCGTTTATCTCTCGTTGACCAAGACTCGTATCTCCGATGCGGCATTGGATGCAGTAGGCAGGCTTCCGTCGTTGCGTTGGTTAATGTTAAGTCACACCGACATCTCCGATGCAGGTGTTGCGAAGCTGTCAGGTCTATCCAATTTGCAAACTCTCACCCTCCGAGCGACCAAGATTTCTAACAACTCTCTTGAAACCATCTCGCAACTACCTAATCTTAGGACGCTCGTAATCGGCGACACCAACATTACTGACGAGGGAATAGATTGGTTGTTGGCGATGAAGAACTTGAGCATCCTCCATCTCGAGGGAACGAAGGTTAGCGAATCGGGAATACAGCAATTACGTCGTGAGATGCCCGAATGCGAGATCCTTGGTAGCCCGGTGCCGCATCAAGGTGTTGGAAAAACTTTTTAA
- a CDS encoding HPr family phosphocarrier protein produces MTNDSSLSTVVVVRNPQGLHARPADMLVRLANQFDSTIKIGKGSEHVDCKSILSLLTLGAAAGTELSISAFGSDADAAIQAIVELFEAGFHEMNDEE; encoded by the coding sequence ATGACAAACGATTCCTCGCTATCCACAGTTGTCGTCGTGCGTAATCCGCAAGGCTTACACGCTCGTCCTGCCGATATGCTCGTTCGACTGGCGAACCAGTTCGATTCGACCATCAAAATCGGTAAAGGCAGCGAGCATGTCGACTGCAAAAGTATTCTCTCGCTTCTGACGCTCGGAGCGGCAGCCGGCACCGAGTTGTCGATCTCGGCGTTCGGAAGCGATGCCGATGCGGCCATTCAAGCGATTGTGGAATTGTTTGAAGCGGGGTTTCATGAAATGAATGATGAAGAGTAA
- a CDS encoding TIGR03936 family radical SAM-associated protein — protein sequence MTIRIRYRVRFEKRDLLRWIGHNDLARLWERIVRRAQLKPSMTEGFHPKPRIAFPSALALGIEGLDEVLDIDLAEELPPDDLFRRLADDHQPGLVIKHVCRLPEGIKKAQLKRSDYVIALPPSMTSDSDLDAIRAAVAELKSRETVSVERKKKQVVANVANDIPQLELEDGHLVLSLTATPGASLKPNDILQILGFDDWINGGAIISRTRVVLEEEHT from the coding sequence ATGACAATAAGAATTCGCTATCGCGTTCGATTCGAGAAGAGAGATTTGCTGAGGTGGATTGGCCACAACGATCTGGCACGCCTCTGGGAACGGATCGTTCGCCGCGCTCAGTTAAAGCCATCGATGACAGAAGGCTTCCATCCCAAACCGCGAATTGCATTCCCCTCAGCACTAGCCCTCGGCATCGAGGGATTGGACGAAGTCCTCGACATCGATCTTGCCGAAGAACTCCCTCCCGACGATCTGTTCCGGCGATTGGCTGACGACCATCAACCTGGACTCGTTATCAAGCATGTTTGTCGATTGCCCGAGGGAATCAAAAAGGCTCAACTTAAGCGAAGCGACTATGTGATCGCACTACCACCCTCGATGACAAGCGATAGCGACCTTGATGCGATCCGCGCGGCGGTTGCAGAACTTAAAAGTCGAGAAACGGTCTCGGTCGAACGGAAGAAAAAACAAGTTGTCGCAAACGTTGCGAACGACATCCCCCAGCTTGAATTGGAAGATGGGCACTTAGTGCTGTCGCTGACTGCGACACCGGGCGCTTCGCTAAAACCGAACGATATCCTGCAAATACTTGGCTTTGATGATTGGATCAATGGTGGAGCGATAATTTCCCGCACCCGCGTTGTGCTCGAAGAAGAACACACGTAG
- a CDS encoding PTS sugar transporter subunit IIA has protein sequence MKFADFINTKAIRADLKAVTKEEVIQELVESLLESGQIEADQKEDIIAAIMKREELGSTGIGRGVAVPHTKHPSVQKLVGTVGVSNEGVDFDSLDGERVQLFFLLISPPERPGDHLRALENISRQLRDENFCRFLKQSKTPEDISQLLQEADDNQFVSG, from the coding sequence ATGAAGTTCGCAGACTTTATCAACACCAAAGCAATTCGTGCGGATCTGAAAGCCGTGACGAAGGAAGAAGTCATCCAAGAGCTCGTCGAGTCGCTTTTGGAATCCGGTCAAATCGAAGCTGACCAAAAAGAAGACATCATCGCTGCAATCATGAAGCGAGAAGAACTTGGCAGTACCGGAATTGGGCGTGGCGTCGCCGTTCCCCACACGAAGCACCCCAGTGTACAAAAGTTGGTTGGCACCGTTGGCGTTAGCAATGAAGGCGTCGACTTTGATTCGCTCGATGGCGAACGCGTTCAGCTTTTCTTTCTGTTGATCAGCCCACCCGAGCGGCCTGGCGATCACTTGCGTGCCCTCGAGAATATCTCGCGGCAACTTCGCGACGAGAATTTCTGCCGATTCCTCAAGCAGAGCAAGACTCCCGAGGATATCAGCCAACTGCTTCAAGAAGCTGACGATAATCAATTTGTGTCTGGCTAA
- a CDS encoding SulP family inorganic anion transporter, giving the protein MNGSENDSNVKTPRGDLAGFTKYLKSDVTSGFLVFLIALPLCLGISLACGFPPIAGIFTAIIGSVLTTFVSNSELTIKGPAAGLIVIAIGCIEDFGGNGMTDGWIPSDMTAYKAALAVGVAAAVLQILFGIFRAGILGEFFPVSAVHGMLAAIGVIIILKQFPVALGVSAGGEPLEMLREIPDYIAEANPAIASIGIVSILIMFFWPMIRAKVSLLKAIPAPLIVLLVTVPMGMAFDLLHTHSYMLQEHQYQLGEQYLVKMPTRVFGMFDDITTPDFSVLRQVKAWKWVMMFFIIGTLESVLSAKAVDLLDPWKRKTNMDRDIVAVGIGNLCASAVGGLPMISEIVRSKANIDNGAKTRFADMWHGVFLLICVAMIPMVLHRIPLAALAGMLVYTGYRLAHPNEFVHVYRIGKEQLAIFVTTLIMVLATDLLIGVAAGILLKMLIHLSNGVPMKSLFKPYIEVEEIDENTSLIVARESAVFSNWIPFRRQIEQIGLIQRRNLIIDVSDTKLIDHSVMEKLKEMERDFEQEGLTFEVRGLDSLQPLTDNANAARKRGLASMRRVTLVADATIEHWLEEELIQLGASGLTSIVCHEAKSNGVDDGVQSCNGKVRLELIAPRSTCDAMLTFVRQDVLPLHSVLVSVENVDVLRTSDFVSDPFPAESESLSH; this is encoded by the coding sequence ATGAACGGTTCCGAAAATGATAGTAATGTTAAAACTCCGCGTGGCGATCTTGCCGGGTTTACGAAGTACTTGAAGAGCGACGTGACGTCGGGCTTTTTGGTTTTCTTGATTGCCTTGCCGCTGTGTCTGGGGATTTCATTGGCTTGCGGTTTCCCACCGATCGCTGGGATCTTTACGGCGATCATCGGATCGGTGCTGACAACGTTTGTCAGCAATTCGGAGTTGACGATCAAAGGCCCTGCAGCCGGTCTCATCGTGATTGCAATTGGTTGCATCGAGGATTTCGGTGGCAACGGAATGACGGATGGTTGGATACCGTCTGATATGACCGCCTACAAGGCGGCGTTGGCGGTCGGAGTCGCGGCAGCGGTACTACAGATCCTCTTTGGGATTTTCCGCGCCGGTATATTGGGAGAGTTTTTCCCCGTCTCGGCGGTTCACGGGATGTTGGCCGCGATCGGTGTCATTATCATCCTAAAACAATTTCCCGTCGCACTAGGTGTTTCCGCGGGGGGGGAACCACTCGAAATGCTACGCGAAATCCCTGATTATATCGCGGAAGCGAACCCCGCAATCGCGTCGATCGGGATCGTCAGTATCTTGATTATGTTCTTTTGGCCAATGATCCGAGCAAAGGTAAGTTTATTAAAAGCGATTCCGGCACCGTTGATCGTTTTGCTTGTTACCGTACCAATGGGTATGGCATTCGATTTGTTGCATACGCATTCGTATATGCTGCAAGAACATCAATATCAACTTGGCGAACAATATTTAGTTAAGATGCCGACACGTGTTTTTGGGATGTTTGACGACATTACCACCCCTGACTTTTCGGTATTGCGACAGGTCAAAGCTTGGAAGTGGGTAATGATGTTCTTCATCATCGGAACCCTTGAATCGGTTCTCAGTGCCAAGGCGGTAGACCTGCTCGACCCATGGAAGCGTAAAACCAACATGGACCGTGACATTGTTGCGGTTGGTATCGGCAACCTTTGCGCGTCGGCGGTCGGCGGGTTGCCGATGATTTCAGAGATCGTTCGCTCCAAAGCGAATATCGACAACGGCGCGAAAACGCGATTCGCCGACATGTGGCATGGCGTGTTCCTGCTGATCTGTGTGGCCATGATTCCAATGGTTTTGCATCGCATCCCACTCGCGGCTCTCGCCGGAATGCTCGTTTATACCGGTTATCGCTTGGCTCACCCAAACGAGTTTGTTCATGTGTATCGAATTGGAAAAGAGCAACTGGCAATCTTTGTGACGACCCTGATCATGGTTTTGGCGACCGACCTGCTAATCGGTGTTGCGGCGGGCATTTTGCTGAAAATGTTGATCCATCTATCCAACGGCGTGCCCATGAAATCGTTGTTTAAGCCATACATCGAAGTCGAGGAAATCGATGAGAACACAAGTTTGATTGTAGCCCGAGAATCAGCCGTCTTTAGCAATTGGATTCCGTTTCGTCGTCAAATCGAGCAGATCGGCTTGATCCAAAGAAGGAACCTGATTATCGACGTGTCCGACACGAAGCTCATCGATCATAGCGTGATGGAGAAACTCAAAGAAATGGAACGCGACTTTGAGCAAGAAGGTTTGACCTTTGAAGTTCGTGGTCTTGATTCCCTTCAGCCTCTTACCGATAACGCCAATGCCGCTCGTAAACGTGGTCTCGCATCCATGCGGCGGGTGACACTTGTTGCAGATGCAACGATCGAACATTGGCTCGAAGAGGAACTTATCCAGCTTGGTGCGAGCGGATTGACTTCCATCGTTTGTCACGAAGCCAAATCCAACGGCGTAGACGATGGTGTCCAATCCTGCAATGGGAAGGTCCGTTTGGAATTGATTGCACCGCGATCAACTTGTGATGCGATGTTGACGTTTGTTCGGCAGGACGTTTTGCCGCTGCATAGCGTCTTGGTAAGTGTCGAGAACGTGGATGTACTACGTACCAGTGATTTTGTGTCCGATCCTTTCCCCGCTGAATCTGAATCACTCTCGCATTAG
- a CDS encoding Rne/Rng family ribonuclease has product MKKEMLINVLQPEECRIAVIADKRLDELYVERKSVEAFAGNIYRGKIVNLEPSIQAAFVDFGVGRNGFLHISDVEPQYFRQGGYDPEEIMRESDEMAEAAAKRARDSGQGRKHAFKGGRPRVKPPIQEIFRRGDEVLVQVIKEGIGTKGPTLSTYISIPGRYLVLMPALGRVGVSRKIEDEDDRKRLKRCLLSLDPPKGLGFIVRTAGAGRKEPELQRDLDYLLRLWKAIVRRVNTPGDPGVLYEESDLIIRTIRDIYSEDIDQIVIDERESYEKAKDFLKMVMPRVVDRLVLHDGGQPLFHKYKLEQEIMQINQRQVPLPNGGSIVIDPTEALVAIDVNSGNFRGNDSPEENAFRLNLAAAKEIARQLRLRDLGGVIVNDFIDMRKESYRRKVEHALRDAMANDRARTKILRTSPFGLVEMTRQRIRPSLKRSIYTDCPCCQGRGLVKTAESMSIEVIRMLALAVPNDHIERVTIRVNDEVAAHLNNKKRRDVMEMEDVGKMTVQILGSEGLFPEHLEMDCRDAHGERVEIDS; this is encoded by the coding sequence ATGAAGAAAGAAATGTTGATCAACGTGTTGCAACCCGAAGAATGCCGGATTGCAGTCATTGCCGATAAACGCCTCGACGAACTCTATGTCGAACGAAAAAGTGTCGAAGCATTTGCCGGAAATATCTACCGTGGCAAAATCGTCAACTTGGAACCAAGTATCCAAGCAGCCTTTGTCGATTTTGGAGTCGGTCGAAACGGATTCTTGCACATCAGTGATGTTGAACCGCAGTACTTCCGCCAAGGCGGTTACGATCCCGAAGAGATCATGAGAGAATCGGACGAGATGGCCGAGGCAGCCGCGAAACGAGCGAGAGACTCAGGACAAGGACGCAAACATGCCTTCAAAGGTGGCCGGCCCCGAGTCAAACCGCCTATCCAAGAAATATTTAGACGAGGCGATGAAGTCTTGGTCCAAGTGATCAAAGAAGGAATTGGCACAAAGGGCCCAACCCTCAGTACTTATATCTCGATCCCAGGCCGTTACCTCGTCCTCATGCCTGCCCTCGGGCGCGTCGGGGTCAGCCGAAAAATCGAAGACGAAGACGACCGCAAACGACTCAAGCGATGCTTGTTGTCACTCGACCCACCCAAAGGACTCGGCTTCATCGTTCGTACCGCCGGTGCTGGACGGAAAGAGCCCGAACTTCAACGCGACTTGGATTACCTGCTGCGACTATGGAAAGCGATCGTTCGCCGAGTGAATACGCCTGGCGATCCTGGCGTACTGTATGAGGAAAGTGATTTAATCATTCGCACAATCCGCGATATCTACAGCGAGGATATCGATCAAATCGTGATCGATGAACGAGAGTCCTACGAAAAGGCAAAGGACTTTTTGAAGATGGTCATGCCACGTGTCGTCGATCGATTGGTCCTTCATGATGGCGGTCAACCGCTCTTCCATAAATACAAGTTGGAGCAAGAGATTATGCAAATCAATCAACGTCAAGTGCCTCTTCCTAACGGTGGTTCCATCGTGATCGATCCGACGGAGGCTCTCGTGGCGATCGACGTCAATAGCGGTAATTTCCGAGGCAATGATTCTCCTGAAGAAAACGCGTTCCGTTTGAACTTGGCGGCAGCCAAAGAGATCGCAAGGCAACTTAGACTCCGCGACCTCGGCGGTGTCATCGTCAACGACTTTATCGATATGCGAAAAGAAAGCTACCGACGTAAAGTTGAACACGCGCTTCGCGATGCGATGGCCAATGACCGAGCACGAACGAAAATTCTAAGAACGAGCCCGTTTGGATTGGTCGAGATGACTCGGCAAAGAATCCGCCCGAGCTTGAAACGAAGCATCTATACCGATTGCCCCTGTTGCCAAGGCCGTGGCTTGGTCAAGACCGCGGAGAGTATGTCGATCGAAGTGATTCGCATGTTGGCCCTGGCGGTGCCAAACGATCATATCGAACGAGTGACGATCCGAGTGAACGATGAAGTAGCGGCACATTTGAACAACAAAAAGCGCCGCGATGTCATGGAGATGGAAGATGTGGGAAAAATGACCGTGCAAATTCTCGGCAGCGAAGGATTGTTCCCCGAACACCTCGAAATGGATTGCCGTGACGCGCACGGCGAGCGAGTCGAAATCGATTCGTAA
- the ptsP gene encoding phosphoenolpyruvate--protein phosphotransferase: MVELQGIPVSPGVAIGPALVLDADGYRIPRCLVAADDAEDEYARLSQAVDFVSARLETNRLETSAAAGNSTGDIFAAQLQMLHDPRLHAELGRRIRDDHQSAPYAVSRVLNNYATALRRLDNPLLADRAEDVLDIEKQLLFELGAVTRQPLADLSEPVIVLAHGLSPSETANLDRRYVRGFCTETGGPGGHTAIVAKGLELPAVVGIGPFLDSVNSAGTVIVDGDRGRVIIDPDEQVLCEYRKRLADRRSLTARLAELKDLPAETADGLKLQLSANIEFPSEAEGCLQRGADGIGLYRTEFLYLASEREPSEEDHYEAYSQVVREMDGRPVVIRTLDLGADKMGKRPHAEYEHNPSLGLRSIRLSLRNSNLFRPQLRAILRAAVLGDIRIMFPLITTIGELRQARMLLNVVAEDLQDSGVPYRSDIPVGMMVEVPAAVVMLDVFAREVDFFSIGTNDLAQYTLAVDRSNEYVANLYQSCDPAVLRLIAHSIEVANANNIPISVCGEMSSNPARALLLIGMGVRCLSVPPSALHRLKKAIRSVTSEQCRQIAERVMKLETAKDVDLYLLDRLEALVPELVVS, from the coding sequence ATGGTTGAATTACAAGGCATCCCTGTATCGCCGGGAGTCGCCATCGGTCCAGCCCTAGTGCTCGACGCGGATGGGTACCGTATTCCCCGTTGTCTCGTCGCCGCAGATGATGCGGAGGATGAGTACGCGCGCTTGAGCCAAGCGGTGGATTTCGTTTCCGCCCGACTTGAAACCAATCGCTTGGAAACCTCCGCCGCCGCCGGAAACAGTACGGGCGATATTTTTGCCGCTCAGCTTCAAATGCTGCACGACCCACGACTGCACGCCGAATTGGGACGACGTATTCGCGACGATCACCAATCGGCACCCTATGCGGTTAGCCGCGTATTGAACAATTATGCAACCGCGCTTCGCCGACTCGATAACCCGCTTCTCGCCGACCGGGCTGAAGATGTTCTCGATATCGAAAAACAATTGCTATTTGAACTCGGGGCCGTCACCCGGCAACCATTAGCCGACCTGAGTGAGCCGGTCATTGTGCTTGCACATGGATTGTCGCCAAGCGAAACAGCCAATCTCGATCGCCGCTATGTTCGGGGATTTTGTACCGAAACAGGTGGCCCCGGTGGACACACCGCGATCGTCGCCAAAGGACTCGAATTGCCCGCAGTCGTCGGCATCGGCCCCTTTCTCGATTCGGTCAATAGTGCAGGAACGGTCATTGTCGATGGCGACCGCGGGCGAGTGATCATCGATCCCGACGAACAAGTACTTTGCGAGTATCGAAAGCGTCTCGCTGATCGTCGCTCGCTTACCGCCCGGCTAGCTGAGCTGAAAGATCTGCCTGCCGAAACAGCGGACGGACTCAAGCTGCAATTGAGTGCAAACATCGAATTCCCCAGCGAAGCGGAAGGATGCTTGCAGCGTGGGGCCGACGGAATTGGCTTGTATCGAACCGAGTTCCTCTACCTTGCAAGCGAACGAGAGCCGAGCGAAGAGGATCATTACGAAGCCTACAGCCAAGTCGTTCGGGAGATGGATGGACGCCCGGTTGTGATTCGAACGCTCGATCTGGGGGCCGACAAGATGGGCAAACGCCCGCATGCCGAATACGAACACAATCCATCCTTGGGGCTCCGTAGCATCCGTTTGTCGCTGCGAAACTCGAACCTGTTTCGACCACAATTAAGAGCGATCTTACGTGCTGCCGTCCTCGGAGATATTCGGATTATGTTTCCGCTCATAACGACGATCGGCGAACTGCGACAAGCTAGAATGCTGCTCAATGTCGTTGCTGAAGATTTGCAGGACTCTGGCGTTCCTTATCGAAGTGACATCCCGGTCGGTATGATGGTGGAAGTCCCTGCTGCCGTCGTCATGCTTGACGTGTTCGCCCGTGAAGTCGATTTTTTCAGCATTGGAACGAATGATTTGGCCCAATACACGTTGGCGGTCGATCGCAGCAACGAGTATGTCGCAAACCTCTATCAATCGTGTGACCCAGCCGTGCTTCGATTGATCGCCCATAGTATTGAAGTCGCCAATGCCAATAATATCCCGATCTCCGTTTGCGGTGAAATGAGCAGTAATCCGGCTCGTGCACTACTGCTAATCGGAATGGGGGTGCGATGTTTAAGTGTGCCGCCGTCAGCGTTGCATCGACTCAAAAAAGCGATTCGAAGCGTTACCAGCGAGCAGTGCCGACAAATCGCCGAGCGGGTCATGAAGCTGGAAACGGCAAAGGATGTCGACTTGTATCTTCTCGACCGACTCGAAGCCCTTGTTCCCGAATTGGTTGTTAGCTAG